From the Wolbachia endosymbiont of Encarsia formosa genome, the window TGAAGTTATTTTTTTCTTCATCATATACTTCTTTCAATTTTTCGCGTACTCTAATATATCTTTTTTGTCCTTCTTTTTCTAAATACTCAATCTCTATTTTAGCGTTATCTAGAGCTTTCTCTGTTTCTTTAGGATACATATCTTTATATATATCAATTACTTTCCTTTCAGCTATGTCATCTTCTTCTATGAACTGTTTCCACCTTGCTTTAAGCACAAGAAGGACATCATCACTTATATCATCTGCGTTATCAAGCAACTCCATTATATCATCACCTAATAGCAGTTCTTTTAGATCTTTTATTATCATTCCTCTTTCAGTGGGTAATTCCTTACCTTGACTCTCCAACTCTTGTTTCACTAACATATCTCTTAGCGCATCTTCTAATGAAAAATCTTTTTTTCTTTTTTGTGCAAATTTAATTGCTTGTATAAAAGCAACTTGATAAGCATTTTCTATTAAGTGAGTTGTCAACTTATAACCTATACTACTCACTATTTTTAGCCTAAATTCGTTCAACAATTCCTGCAGTTTATCATATGTAATCTCTTTCTTTTCTAGCTTTATCAGCTCTTCCATGGCTTTTGCAAGTTCTTTTATGGAAGTTGTAAGCACATCATTGATTTCATTATATAAAGGCTTAAGACCGTTTTTTAAATTGATGTTAGTTGATAGTTTCAATATAATATTATGCTCCGAATCCCGTGCTACACTAAACCACTTATTATTTTCATTCTCACATAAGTCTCTAAGTAATTTTTTAAATTGTGGTGGAAATTTTATTTCCATATCATATTCAGTTCTTGAATCAGAAACTACTGTTTCATAAAAAGACACCTCTATATTTTGGTGCTTATTAGAATACCGCACCATACTTATTTTAAGAGCAGCAACTAAAGAATGAGATAAATCTCTATTTAAAAGATAAAAAGTAGCTAAAGAAATTGTTGCAGGAACAACCAAAGTTACAAGTACCGTCACATTAACAAAAATTGCTATTGCAGCAAGAACACCATATGCCAATCTTTTTGGTACACCTGTTTCACTCTTTTTTGTCTTATCTTCCCCTACACCTTCTTGTGTCTTGCTGTTTAATCTACTGTATACGACTAATCCCAGTGCAGTAAAAGCAATATAAGGGAGCATTAAGACTGACAGAGCTAAATTTAATACTTTCTTCTCTGGGCAAGCTCTGTTTATCTCTTTCAATATTTCACTTGATATATTATACCAGGAGGTAAAAAAGTCAGAGTCATAATCTTTATAATGAAATATACTCAGTGGAACATTAAAAGCAGCTATTTGTTTAGTTTGCTCACTTACAGCATCAAAAAATTCTTCTCCCTCTTCTGAATTAGCAAGACCTAAATCATTCCCTTCTTCTACATTAGAAACATCTTCCATAGCATCAAAAAACTCTTCTTCCTCTTCCAAAGCAATATTGGAAATAGATTCTACTTTACCTAAACCATCACTGTTGTTATTTAAATCAATAACTTCTATATGACCATCTGCAACAACTTGATTCATATCACCACCCTACTTAAAGCAATTTAAGTATAGCATAAACATTACTAATTTTGCAACTTTATTAACTTAATACCAACTGTCAAACCTTGGTATTCCTTAGAATAGAAATCGGCCTCGACCTCTTTATTAGTGTCCAAAGATAAGGCAAGGGTCTGATCTTTTATATATTCAATCCATGTATTTATTGCTTCCTTAATTTTTTCATCTTCTGTTTTTATTATTACTTTGATTCTGTCTGATATATCGAAATCAGCTTGTTTTCTAGTTTCTTGAATAAGCCTTACAACATCTCTTGCGAGTCCTTCTAGAATTAGTTCGTCATTGAGTTCAGTACTCAAAATAACAATCCCTTTATTATTATCAAATACAGAAGAATATTCACTGTTTGCTTTTAACAATAGTTCATATTCACCTTTTTCTATAGTATAGTTCTCTGTTTCATCTCCCAGAAATATTTGCTCATTCTCAACTTGCTTCCACTTCCCTTCCTTGACGTATTGAACCAGTTTCTTGATTTTATCTTGAATCTTCTTGCCAAGTAGCGGAAAATTTAGTTTTAGCTCTAGTGATGCAATATCTTCAAGTCTGTTTACTAATTCTAATTTTTTTACATTTACCTCATCTTTTATTATCTCTTGATATTCATTTTCAAGAAAATCGCAGGAAGAACTATGATAAATGGTCATACTGCCAAGTGGCTGCCTGATACGTATATTAAACGTATTTCTGATGGATAATGCAGAGTTACATATCTCTCTTACCAAATCCATCTTGGCAATGAGTTCACTGTCATATCTATCTGATTGTGGAAAATCACCCAAATGAACAGATGTTTCTTTGTACTGAAGCCCTTGCCATATAGTCTCTGTTATGAGTGGCAACAAAGGAACTGCAGCTCGAAGCATGTAATAAAAAACTGTGTACAGAACATTATAAGCGTCGGTTTTGTCTTGATCTAAATCACCTTTCCAAAAACGCTCACGACTGCGACGAATATACCAGTTATTTAGCACTTCAAAGAAATCTGTCAGGCTTTTGCAAGCCTCCTGGGAGTTATAGTCGTTCATAGAAGCTTGGATACCTTCCACAGCTTCAAAACATTTTGAAATCATGTAGAGATCAATAGTACTTTGATAATCTTGACAAATCTCAGCTTTAATTCCATCTGCATTTGCATAAATAGTAAAAAAGTGATAACTGTTCCAAATAGGTTTTATTACGTTTTTCAGGACATCACGCACTAAATTTCCTTCTTTATCAAGTAGTAAATTACCACCACAAACAATGGAACCAGAAAGCATAAGAAAACGCAGCGCATCAGAACCATATTTGTCAAAAACCTCCATTGGATCTGCATAATTATTCAAACGTTTGGATAATTTTTGCCCTTTCACATCAAGAACTACACCATGGCATATGCAATTCTTAAATGGCTCACTGTCAAATAAAGCAGTAGAAAGCACAAAAAGCGTATAAAACCATCCTCTTGTTTGTGCTATATATTCAGTGATAAAATCCGCAGGAAAATTACTCTCAAACCACTCCTTATTTTCAAACGGATAATGAACTTGAGCAAACGGCATCGAGCCAGATTCAAACCAGCAGTCAAACACATCAGGCACACGACGCATAACTGATTTTCCTGTTGGATCATCAGGATTTGGTCTCGTCAAAGTATCGATAAACGGTCTGTGCAAATCATCTATCTTAACATTAAAATCTCGCTCTAGTTCTGCTATCGAACCATACACATCCACTCTTGGATATTTTGCATCATCTGATTTCCATACGGGAATTGGAGTACCCCAAAATCGATTGCGTGAAATTGACCAGTCGTGTGCTCCTTCAAGCCATTTTCCAAATTGACCATCCCTAATGTGGTTTGGTATCCAATTAACTCTCTTATTTAGCTCTACCATTCTGCTTTTGAATTTTGTCACAGCAACATACCAAGAAGGCATAGTGCGATAGATTAAAGGAGTATCAGTTCTCCAGCAGTGAGGATAATTATGAATATGTTGCTCAGTCTTAAACCAACTTCCCTGCCCTTTTAATTTTTTTATTACTGTATCATTGGCATCAAAAACATGAACTCCCGCTAAATCCGAAACTTCAGCAGTAAATTTCCCACCGTTATCAATTGGACAAACAGCTCGAATATCATGGCTTTGGCAAAGGTAAAAATCTTCTTCACCAAATCCAGGAGCAGTGTGCACAACACCAGTGCCATCTTCTGCTGTAACATAATCGGCAATAAAAACACGGAACGCATTTTTTGTATCTTTAAAATAATCAAACAGTGGTTTATAAGAAAGACCTGCAAGATCACTCGCTTTAAGTTTTATATTGCAGTTTTCATATGGAATATTGTTTTGTTCATAGTGGATGATAAATTTTTCTAGGTAGCTTTCAGCAAAGATATAAATTTCATTAGGTTGATTTGATATCACTTCAACATGCAAACATTTATTACCTTCCTGGATTCCAGCGTCACGCGCTGCCAAAGAGTGGACTGACACTGCACAATACTCAATATCCTTTCCTACTGCCAGTGCGAGATTGCTCGGCAACGTCCAAGGGGTTGTAGTCCAAGCAAGCAACTTACATTTTTGTTTAAATTGCTTTGGGTTTTCTAAAAGTTCAAACGCAACAGTTACAGCCTTGCTAATTTTTTCTCTATATGCATTATCAAGCCTTGTTTCAAAATTAGAGAGTGGAGTTTCGCACGCCCAGCTATAGGGAACAACGCGTATTGATTCATACACCAGACCTTTATCATAAAGCTGCTTAAATGCCCACATGACCGACTCCATGAATGACTTATCCATAGTCTTATAGTCATTGTGAAAATCTACCCATCTTGCTTGTCTATTTACATACTTCTCCCATTCTGATGAAAATTTCATCACAGAAGTACGGCAATGATTATTGAATTTTTCAATGCCAAACTTCTCTATCTCAGTTCTACCAGATATTCCAAGTTCCTTTTCTGCACCCATCTCAGCTGGTAAGCCATGGCAATCCCAACCAAATCTACGCTCAACCCTTTTTTGCAGCATAGTTTTATATCTTGCAAATGCATCTTTTATAAAACCAGTAAGCAAGTGTCCGTAATGCGGAAGTCCATTTGCAAACGGAGGCCCATCATAAAATACAAAACAATTATCCTTGGAACGTTTCTCGACTGACTGCTCAAAAATTTTATTTTCCTGCCAAAATTTTATGATTTCTTTTTCTAGCAATGAAAAATCAGGACTGCTGCTTGTATCAGGATAATGCTTCATGTTCATTTAAACTGGATAAAATCAAAGAATATAGAGCTTTCCAGAAAATTACAAATTCAAAAACTCTGTTTCTATAAACATAGATAGGTATTGACATCGTTATACAACATATTAATTCATTAGACTTATTTATTTAGGTTGAAGATGAATAAAGACAATAGCAGTTGGCCTTATCAGAAATTTCATGATGCTAACAAAAATAAAAGTAAAAGTAGCTTTGTTTGGGGATCACTTTCTTATGAATATAAGAATTCTGGAAAGATTAAAAAAGTACACTATCAGTGGGAGAAGAAAAAAAATCCCGCGAATCTATTATATCAAGTCTCATATGATTGCGTAACAGAGAGCTGTAGTCCTTTAAGGATTAACCCTAGATAGCTTACACAAAGTGCTTCTACATGAAAACATGGGAGCACTTTTCTCAAATTAGGCAGCGCATCCCAATAAACTATTTTGCCGAGCTTCCAATATCCTTACATTTACTATTTTATCTTTGTATTCATCATCAGGGTCATCAACGCATACTGATTGCATATAGGTGCTTTTACCAATAATTTGATTGTGGTGTTTACCTTTTTTATCGCTGAACAAAACAGGAATAGTTTTCCCCACCATACTTTGATTAAATTCAAGTTGTTGCTTGCTAATTAATTCCTGTAATCGAAGAAGGCGCTCTGTTTTAACCTCTTCTGTTACTTGATCTTTTCTTTCTGCTCCCGGTGTACCTGGTCTTGGGCTATATTTAAAACTATAAGCCTGAGCATATTTTACTTTTTCTACTAATTTCATAGTTTCTTCAAAATCTTTTTCAGTTTCTCCAGGAAAACCAACGATAAAATCAGAAGAAAATTCAATTTTAGGTTTCAATTTGCACAATCTGTCTATTATTTCCAAATACTCCTCTGCCGTATGCTTTCTGTTCATTGCGTGCAATATTTTATTCGAACCTGATTGCACAGGTAGATGAACAAACGGCATGAGTTTTGATTCCTCCGCATGTGCCAAGTAGAGAGATTCATGCATATCTCTTGGATGAGAAGTTGTATAACGAATCCTCTCTAGCTTCTCAATTTTAGCAATGTAACTAATTAATTTTCCTAAATCCCACACTTCTCCTTCGCACTCCCCATGATAAGCATTGACGTTCTGACCAAGCAAAGTAATTTCCTTTGCTCCATTTGCAACTAACTTCAATGTTTCGCGGAATATTTCATTTACTGGTCGTGAATACTCAGCCCCGCGAGTGTAAGGCACCACACAAAACGTACAAAATTTATCACAACCTTCTTGTATAGCAAGAAACGAAGAAGACCCTTGATTATTACCATAACATTCGTCTGGCAATTTATCAAACTTCGCAACTTCAGGAAAATCAGTATTTATTACATGACCTTTACTTCTACTTGCTTTGACTATCAACTCCGGTAAAGCAGCAATACTCTGCGGACCAACAACAATATCAACAAAAGGAGCCCTTCTGAACACTTCTTCTCCTTCTGCTTGCGCTACACATCCAGCCACCACT encodes:
- the ileS gene encoding isoleucine--tRNA ligase, producing the protein MNMKHYPDTSSSPDFSLLEKEIIKFWQENKIFEQSVEKRSKDNCFVFYDGPPFANGLPHYGHLLTGFIKDAFARYKTMLQKRVERRFGWDCHGLPAEMGAEKELGISGRTEIEKFGIEKFNNHCRTSVMKFSSEWEKYVNRQARWVDFHNDYKTMDKSFMESVMWAFKQLYDKGLVYESIRVVPYSWACETPLSNFETRLDNAYREKISKAVTVAFELLENPKQFKQKCKLLAWTTTPWTLPSNLALAVGKDIEYCAVSVHSLAARDAGIQEGNKCLHVEVISNQPNEIYIFAESYLEKFIIHYEQNNIPYENCNIKLKASDLAGLSYKPLFDYFKDTKNAFRVFIADYVTAEDGTGVVHTAPGFGEEDFYLCQSHDIRAVCPIDNGGKFTAEVSDLAGVHVFDANDTVIKKLKGQGSWFKTEQHIHNYPHCWRTDTPLIYRTMPSWYVAVTKFKSRMVELNKRVNWIPNHIRDGQFGKWLEGAHDWSISRNRFWGTPIPVWKSDDAKYPRVDVYGSIAELERDFNVKIDDLHRPFIDTLTRPNPDDPTGKSVMRRVPDVFDCWFESGSMPFAQVHYPFENKEWFESNFPADFITEYIAQTRGWFYTLFVLSTALFDSEPFKNCICHGVVLDVKGQKLSKRLNNYADPMEVFDKYGSDALRFLMLSGSIVCGGNLLLDKEGNLVRDVLKNVIKPIWNSYHFFTIYANADGIKAEICQDYQSTIDLYMISKCFEAVEGIQASMNDYNSQEACKSLTDFFEVLNNWYIRRSRERFWKGDLDQDKTDAYNVLYTVFYYMLRAAVPLLPLITETIWQGLQYKETSVHLGDFPQSDRYDSELIAKMDLVREICNSALSIRNTFNIRIRQPLGSMTIYHSSSCDFLENEYQEIIKDEVNVKKLELVNRLEDIASLELKLNFPLLGKKIQDKIKKLVQYVKEGKWKQVENEQIFLGDETENYTIEKGEYELLLKANSEYSSVFDNNKGIVILSTELNDELILEGLARDVVRLIQETRKQADFDISDRIKVIIKTEDEKIKEAINTWIEYIKDQTLALSLDTNKEVEADFYSKEYQGLTVGIKLIKLQN
- the miaB gene encoding tRNA (N6-isopentenyl adenosine(37)-C2)-methylthiotransferase MiaB — its product is MKGLYIKTYGCQMNVYDSVLMENIVKPLGFSVVSDAEKADLVILNTCHIREKAAEKLYSELGRIHSSQKNKEMTIVVAGCVAQAEGEEVFRRAPFVDIVVGPQSIAALPELIVKASRSKGHVINTDFPEVAKFDKLPDECYGNNQGSSSFLAIQEGCDKFCTFCVVPYTRGAEYSRPVNEIFRETLKLVANGAKEITLLGQNVNAYHGECEGEVWDLGKLISYIAKIEKLERIRYTTSHPRDMHESLYLAHAEESKLMPFVHLPVQSGSNKILHAMNRKHTAEEYLEIIDRLCKLKPKIEFSSDFIVGFPGETEKDFEETMKLVEKVKYAQAYSFKYSPRPGTPGAERKDQVTEEVKTERLLRLQELISKQQLEFNQSMVGKTIPVLFSDKKGKHHNQIIGKSTYMQSVCVDDPDDEYKDKIVNVRILEARQNSLLGCAA